One Mixta gaviniae genomic window carries:
- the trhA gene encoding PAQR family membrane homeostasis protein TrhA translates to MANKSVLAEGYSLAEEIANSISHGVGCIFGIIGLVLLLSQAIDANAGTLAIVSYSLYGGSMILLFLASTLYHAIPYPRAKFWLKKLDHCAIYLLIAGTYTPFLLVGLKSPLAHGLMVVIWSLALLGIIFKLVFIHRFKVLSVVTYLLMGWLSLIVIYQLAMKLAPGGVWLLAAGGIIYSLGVIFYVAKRIPYNHAIWHGFVLGGSICHFLAIYLYILKP, encoded by the coding sequence ATGGCGAATAAAAGCGTATTAGCTGAGGGATACTCGCTGGCGGAAGAGATTGCCAACAGCATCAGCCACGGCGTGGGCTGCATCTTCGGCATCATTGGACTGGTGCTGCTGCTGAGCCAGGCTATCGATGCTAACGCGGGCACGCTGGCGATTGTTAGCTACAGCCTGTACGGCGGCAGTATGATCCTGCTGTTTCTCGCCTCGACGCTGTACCACGCGATCCCATACCCGCGTGCCAAATTCTGGCTGAAAAAACTGGATCACTGCGCCATCTATCTGTTGATTGCCGGTACCTATACGCCGTTTTTGCTGGTGGGGCTGAAGTCGCCGCTGGCGCATGGCCTGATGGTGGTGATCTGGAGCCTGGCGCTGCTGGGGATTATTTTTAAGCTGGTGTTTATTCACCGTTTTAAGGTGCTGTCGGTCGTAACGTACCTGCTGATGGGCTGGCTGTCGCTGATTGTGATTTACCAGCTGGCGATGAAGCTGGCGCCAGGCGGCGTCTGGCTGCTGGCGGCTGGCGGCATCATCTATTCGTTAGGGGTAATTTTTTATGTGGCGAAACGCATTCCTTACAACCACGCCATCTGGCATGGCTTTGTTCTCGGCGGCAGTATCTGCCACTTTTTAGCCATCTACCTCTATATTCTGAAGCCATAA